The Altererythrobacter sp. ZODW24 genome window below encodes:
- the purF gene encoding amidophosphoribosyltransferase — MNLTNPLLDLHGDKLREECGVFGAINANDASALTALGLHALQHRGQEAAGITSYDGEEFHSLRGTGHVADNFSSAEALGVLPGNMASGHVRYSTTGGAGLRNVQPLYADLAAGGFAIAHNGNISNAQHLRDDLVRKGAIFQSTSDTEVIIHLVATSRYPTLLDRFVDALRMVEGAYSLTVMTKEGMIACRDPLGIRPLVMGRIGKTVVFASETVALDVVGAKFERQVDPGELIQVDHEGKTSSHRPFGEHKSRPCIFEHVYFSRPDSIFDGRSVYEARKAIGMQLAIENHVDCDLVVPVPDSGVPAAIGYAQQSGVPFELGIIRSHYVGRTFIQPSDSARQSSVKRKHNANRGLVEGKRIVLIDDSIVRGTTSMKIVEMMREAGATEVHFRVASPPTAHSCFYGVDTPERSKLLAARMELEPMREFIRADSLAFVSIDGLYRAVSEVERDSDQPKYCDACFTGEYPTSLTDHNEVDKPAQLPFPVNKVA, encoded by the coding sequence GGCTGCACGCGTTGCAGCACCGCGGGCAGGAAGCCGCCGGCATAACCAGCTATGATGGCGAGGAATTCCACTCGCTGCGCGGTACTGGTCATGTCGCGGATAATTTCTCTTCAGCAGAGGCTTTGGGCGTGCTGCCCGGCAATATGGCATCGGGCCATGTGCGTTATTCCACCACTGGCGGCGCGGGCCTGCGCAATGTGCAACCGCTCTACGCCGATCTGGCTGCGGGCGGCTTTGCGATTGCGCATAATGGCAATATTTCAAACGCCCAGCATCTGCGCGATGATCTGGTGCGCAAAGGTGCGATTTTCCAATCGACCTCTGACACGGAAGTCATCATCCACCTCGTCGCCACGAGCCGCTATCCCACCTTGCTCGACCGCTTTGTCGATGCGTTGCGGATGGTCGAGGGTGCTTACTCGCTGACCGTGATGACCAAGGAAGGCATGATTGCCTGCCGCGATCCCTTGGGCATTCGCCCGCTGGTGATGGGCCGGATTGGCAAGACTGTAGTGTTCGCTAGCGAGACTGTGGCCTTGGACGTCGTCGGCGCGAAGTTTGAACGTCAGGTCGATCCGGGCGAACTGATCCAAGTCGATCACGAGGGCAAAACCTCTTCACATCGCCCATTCGGTGAACACAAATCACGCCCGTGCATCTTCGAGCATGTCTATTTCAGCCGCCCCGATTCAATCTTCGACGGCCGCTCGGTTTACGAAGCGCGCAAGGCCATCGGGATGCAGCTCGCGATCGAAAACCACGTGGATTGCGATCTTGTGGTGCCAGTTCCTGACAGCGGCGTTCCGGCGGCAATCGGTTACGCGCAGCAATCCGGCGTACCCTTTGAACTCGGCATCATTCGCTCGCACTATGTGGGCCGGACATTCATCCAACCATCGGACAGCGCGCGGCAATCCAGCGTGAAGCGCAAGCATAACGCCAATCGCGGTCTGGTCGAAGGCAAACGGATCGTGCTTATCGACGATTCCATCGTTCGCGGCACCACCAGCATGAAGATCGTGGAAATGATGCGCGAAGCGGGCGCGACAGAAGTGCATTTCCGCGTCGCCAGCCCGCCCACGGCGCATAGCTGCTTCTACGGCGTCGATACGCCCGAGCGCTCCAAACTGCTCGCAGCCCGCATGGAGCTCGAGCCGATGCGCGAATTTATCCGCGCCGACAGTCTGGCATTCGTCTCTATCGACGGTCTCTACCGAGCCGTGAGCGAAGTAGAACGCGACAGCGACCAGCCCAAATATTGCGATGCCTGCTTCACCGGCGAGTATCCGACTTCGCTGACCGATCACAACGAAGTCGACAAACCCGCACAGTTGCCATTTCCTGTTAACAAAGTCGCATAA
- a CDS encoding PilZ domain-containing protein, translating into MVSGTTDRYAIAAQEDRCGQRTKLSIPAQLRASGGRGFQTVIHDLSISGYSGSAINRMHPGTMCWLTLPGLESLQGEVVWWDNCMVGVAFSELLSPIVHDNILARYRGAAD; encoded by the coding sequence ATGGTTTCCGGTACAACAGACCGTTACGCAATTGCGGCTCAGGAAGATCGTTGCGGCCAACGCACGAAGCTTTCGATCCCGGCACAGCTGCGCGCATCTGGCGGACGCGGCTTCCAGACGGTGATCCACGATCTGTCGATTTCCGGCTATTCAGGCTCGGCGATCAACCGCATGCACCCTGGCACAATGTGCTGGCTGACGCTGCCCGGACTGGAATCGTTGCAGGGCGAAGTTGTCTGGTGGGACAATTGCATGGTCGGTGTGGCATTTTCGGAACTGCTTAGCCCGATTGTGCACGACAATATTCTCGCTCGCTATCGCGGCGCTGCTG
- a CDS encoding SDR family NAD(P)-dependent oxidoreductase translates to MTDNSEIKPLDGQLALVTGASRGIGAATAIALAAAGAHVVLTGRDVRALEAVEDEIHAFGGNSTIAPLDLAEEDGIARLAAAISGRWDTLDILVIAAAVLPPLTPVTQINSKSFGQALTVNVLATQALLAAFDPMLKRSENGRVIGITSSVGAQPRAYWAAYGSTKAAFESLLDSYGQEVQNISNLRVAILDPGATRTAMRSKAYPGEDPATVKEPTVVAEKIISLVQQDFATGHRERVG, encoded by the coding sequence ATGACCGATAATTCCGAAATAAAGCCGCTCGACGGCCAGTTGGCTCTTGTCACCGGCGCAAGTCGCGGCATTGGCGCAGCAACAGCAATCGCATTGGCCGCTGCGGGGGCACACGTTGTGCTCACGGGCCGCGATGTTCGCGCGCTCGAAGCAGTCGAGGACGAAATCCATGCATTCGGCGGCAATTCGACGATTGCACCGCTCGATCTTGCTGAGGAAGACGGAATTGCTCGCCTCGCTGCTGCTATTTCCGGGCGCTGGGACACACTCGACATATTGGTGATTGCGGCGGCGGTTCTGCCGCCTCTCACGCCCGTGACGCAGATCAATTCCAAGAGCTTTGGACAGGCGCTAACAGTCAACGTCTTGGCAACGCAGGCCTTGCTCGCCGCATTCGATCCCATGCTGAAGCGCAGCGAGAATGGCCGCGTAATCGGCATTACCAGCAGCGTCGGTGCACAGCCCCGCGCCTATTGGGCGGCTTATGGTTCGACCAAGGCTGCCTTCGAGAGCTTGCTCGATAGTTACGGGCAAGAAGTACAAAACATCTCGAACCTGCGTGTCGCGATCCTTGATCCCGGTGCCACGCGCACCGCCATGCGCTCCAAAGCCTATCCGGGCGAAGATCCTGCCACGGTGAAAGAACCAACTGTTGTTGCAGAAAAAATTATCAGTCTAGTCCAACAGGACTTCGCGACTGGCCACCGTGAACGCGTCGGCTGA